The genomic stretch TATCTAATACTCTAAACAAGACCAGACAATAGTGTAGAAATAGAATAGCAGCAGGCACAGGAGAGTGTTGGATCATTGCAAAGTAAGTCCGGAGGAGAAGCTTATTCCAGCCATGTTCCAGCCTTTCATTTTGCAATCAGGTAGCGGCATCCAGTTCCAACGTTTCCATTTGGTATCAAAAGAAAGCCACAATATGTCCCAAAAACCATCACAATTAGACACTAAAGCTACCCTTATAATTCCATTTTTCTCCTCTAAACAACCCATCATTACTCCATAAGGCTTCTCAATCACTCCCATCACTTCCCCAGGTACCGCTGAAACGAACTCCCATTTCCTTCCATCCAAACTCACTCCCCACAATTCCACACCTTTCAACACCCTCACTTTTCTATTCCCATTTTCCCCTTCTGATTTCACTATCATCATGTATCCATCGCCGTAGACATGTAACCTATCAATTACGTTCCCCCAGTTAAATCCAACGGTTAATCCTTCCGCGTCATTGAATCGTGGCCGTAGAACGACAGGCGTGTCACAATCGGGGGTTGAAGCAACCAAAACGCTCTCTCTGGGTCCATGAACCACACTAAGAAACACGTGCACCCCGCCACGTGGCAAAACCTCATCGTTCCCTTTTTCTTGAACCTCCGTTGACTTCCAGGTGTCACTCACCGAGTCGTACACAAACAAAACAGGTCGGTTCCCGACAAACTCCGCAAACATGAACCGAAAATGACCCGACCCGGAAGAATCGGTTACAAGCTTCATCCCGGATCTCCTCCACGAGGAAGTGCCACGTGGACCCAACGGAGAAGGAGGGATCTTCTTAACGGTGACGGAGACTAAATTAACGGCGACAACCTCGCGAACGTTGTTGGAAGCAAAGAGAAAAACGTTAGCGGAAGCAGCAAGAAAGTAAAGATCCTCACCGTGAAAGTCTACAGGTTTGAGAAGTTCTGCTATGGGGATCCGGAACCAACGATCGGAGCTCCGATCGGTGAAAGCGTGAAGCACAGCATCGCGGAGCCAGCGTTTCTTGTAGACAAAGAGCCATGTGGTGGAGTTTGAAAGTGAGTTGCACTGACGAACGAAACTGTGATCAGAGATTAAGGTTGAGAAGGATTTGTTGAGGAGTTTCAAGCGAACGATCTCGGGTAAAACGAGTGAAAGGAAGATGTTCTGGATCAGTTCTTGTGGGAGGAGACAAAGTCCAATAGCGTTAGGGGTCGTGTTTCTGTGATCATCCATGTGAAAAAAGTGTTAGTTTAGTTGTTAGTGAAGTATGTGTGGTTTGTGTGTTGGTATCTTTAGGATTTCAGGTAGGAGTAAGTAGTAGTACTAgtgggtgttttttttttttttttaaatctaaaaatccGGGTACATTCTTTGCGTAATTAATTATAAAGGTTAATTTCTCGAGATCATAATTAATTGTAAAGCTCTCTAATGAGAATTTAAGACTGCGGTATATTCAGAGTTGATAAAGTATTATTGAATTTTAATGGATGTATTTGTGATAAATAAGTTGGTAAAATTAGTTTATTTATATGAAAAAGTCATTTTCCGAGTTGTGGTTGGCTTTTGACATAtaagttttattgattttttttattgatttgaaaatgatgttttgaattgatttattaggGAAGACCTTATTGGTGGTTAGAGAGGACGAATGACCCACAAGGATTCGAAAACAACAGACAAGATCGTCGTCACGGGGCGGTGTTATTAGTGGCCATTGGATTTAATTAAAAGGCTGAAATCTATGTTTAGTTAAAAGTTGAATATGGCTCATGAATGTGTTCATGTGGGCGTGCTTCAAATTCTTTGAAAGGCTAATCATCAACTTTTGATCTTACAACCATGAATCATCATCAACTTTTATTACTTATTACTTGAGCTTAAATTAGTATCTTAGAACAACTTATACAGAAAAAAGTCATTTATACAAGTTATTGTGTAAACTTTATCAATATCTTTTTATGGAATAAAGTTATTTAGCTGAAAACAACTTATATAGAAAAGTTTGAATGTGGCGTGGCGTTTTCCATACCATTAAAAGGTTTCAAGAAACTAAAGCTTGCAATAGTGGGTCGGATTTGGCTGAGTCATAACACACTGCTCacgatgtttaaaaaaaaaatacgctGCTCACGAGTCATGCTGCCCCGTCGACAAAATAGATTGAACGTTGAATCATACAAAATGGATTGAATGCTGAAACATGACATGTCAAAGATCAATCTTTCTAAAATAAACTAGTAAAATATTCATGCTTCTGCATAGGTAAATTTATTTTGGTATTGTAAAAATAATTGTTGAATGATTGAAAATTTCATGAAAATTCTATGTTTAAagcttaaaaaaagaaaaaagaagaagatgtgCCATTTATATTTGTGCAACTTGATTAGCATAATGAGGTTACAATGTTTATATATTCAGTAGGAGACTGCGGCTATTGTATGCATGCAAGCTCATTGGATAAATCACAACAGAAATTTGAAATTATGTTATGACAGTTATTATGGAGCAAGCTATCTCATTTCCATCATATAGATCATGTGACTTTCATATCCTTTGATTTTCTTAGGCTTGAATCATCTTGCATATTGTCATTTAACACC from Vicia villosa cultivar HV-30 ecotype Madison, WI linkage group LG4, Vvil1.0, whole genome shotgun sequence encodes the following:
- the LOC131597262 gene encoding uncharacterized protein LOC131597262 gives rise to the protein MDDHRNTTPNAIGLCLLPQELIQNIFLSLVLPEIVRLKLLNKSFSTLISDHSFVRQCNSLSNSTTWLFVYKKRWLRDAVLHAFTDRSSDRWFRIPIAELLKPVDFHGEDLYFLAASANVFLFASNNVREVVAVNLVSVTVKKIPPSPLGPRGTSSWRRSGMKLVTDSSGSGHFRFMFAEFVGNRPVLFVYDSVSDTWKSTEVQEKGNDEVLPRGGVHVFLSVVHGPRESVLVASTPDCDTPVVLRPRFNDAEGLTVGFNWGNVIDRLHVYGDGYMMIVKSEGENGNRKVRVLKGVELWGVSLDGRKWEFVSAVPGEVMGVIEKPYGVMMGCLEEKNGIIRVALVSNCDGFWDILWLSFDTKWKRWNWMPLPDCKMKGWNMAGISFSSGLTLQ